The following nucleotide sequence is from Buchnera aphidicola (Schlechtendalia peitan).
ATGTTGGTAATGTTCCTGTTGGAAATAATGCACCTATCTCAGTACAAACAATGACTAATACTGAAACTACTGATATTACTTCTACAGTAAAACAAATTACACAAATGAAACGTGTTGGAGCAGATATTGTACGAATTTCTGTTCCTACTATGGAAGCTGCAGAAGCTTTTAAAAAAATTAAAAAACAAGTAGACGTCCCATTAATTGCAGATGTACATTTTAATTACAAAATTGCAATAAAGGTATTAAACAATGGAGCTGACTGCTTAAGAATAAATCCTGGAAATATTGGTAACAAACATAGAATTAGGCAAGTTATAGATTGTGCAAAATATAAAAATATACCTATTAGAATTGGTATTAATTCTGGATCATTGGAAAAAGACATTTTAAACAAATATAAATTTCCAACATCTGAAGCACTATTAGAATCAGCCATGAGACATATTAATTATCTTGAACATTTTGATTTTGATCAATTTAAAGTTAGTATAAAATCTTCTAATATATATATAGCTGTAAAATCGTATCGAAAACTTGCACAAAAAATAAACCAACCATTACACATAGGTATCACTGAATCTGGAGGATTTCGAAATGGGACAGTCAAATCTTCTATTGGAATTGGATTGCTTTTATTAGATGGGATTGGTGATACGATTAGAATATCATTAGCAGAAAATCCAATTGAAGAAGTAAAAGTAGGATTTGATATTCTTAGATCACTAAATATTCGTTTAAGAGGAATTAATTTTATTGCTTGCCCCACTTGTTCTCGTCAAGAATTTGATGTTATAGAAACAGTAAAAACATTAGAAAATAGATTAGAAGATATAAAAATACCTATGAATGTTTCTATTATTGGATGTGTAGTCAATGGTTTAGGAGAAGCTCTTACTTCTACAGTAGGCATTACTGGTTATAGAAAAAGTAGTGTACTATATGAAGATGGAATTCGAACATCAGAACGAATTGATAATGATAAAATTATAGATGAATTAGAAAAAAAAATTCGAAAAAAATCTAAAAAATTACTATTTTTTAAATAACGCATAATATTTTAAATAAAATTTAATTTTAAAATACAAAGTATATAAAATTTCTTCAAGATATATTTATTTACATACAAAGATCAATCTGATGATATTAAAATTTTTTTTTTGGAAAGATAAATGAATGAATCAAATAATTCAATCTGTAAAAGGAATGCATGATTATATTCCTAAAGATGTAAAAATTTGGCAATATGTCGAAGAGATCTTAAAAAGTGTATTAACTAGTTACAACTATCAAGAGATTCGTTTTCCTATTATAGAACAAACAAAACTATTTGAACATGGAATTGGAAATTCTACTGATGTCATTGAAAAAGAAATGTATTCTTTTAAAGATAAAAAAGATAATAGTCTTACGCTTCGCCCAGAGGGGACAGTAGGATGTATGCGATCTTGTATTAAAAGCGGATTATTAAGAAATTCGGAACAAAAATTATGGTACTTAGGTCCAATGTTTCGTTATGAAAAACCACAATTTGGAAGATATAGGCAATTTCATCAATTAGGTATTGAATATTTTGGCTTATCCAGTCCTAATGCTGATTTGGAAATTATTATGTTAATTCAGAGGATATGGAAATACTTAAACATTTCTCAATATGTTCAATTAGAATTGAATACTATAGGATCAATTAATGCTAGAATGAATTATCAAAAATTACTATATTTATATTTCAAGAAATATGAATCTTTATTAGATGCAGATTGCAAACGTCGGTTATATACAAATCCATTTAGAATTCTAGATAGTAAAAATAAAAATATACAGGATATTATCAATAAAGCTCCTATTTTAACTAATTATATAGATAATGATTCTTTAGAACATTTTAAAAAATTATGTACATATATGGATGAAATAGGAATATCTTATGTAATTAATTATAAATTAGTTAGAGGATTAGATTATTATAATAATACTGTTTTTGAATGGACTACAAATAAATTAGAATCTAAAAATACTATCTGTGCAGGTGGTAGATACGATTATTTGTCGAAATCCTTAGGGGTTTCCCATATCCCTGCTATTGGCTGTGCAATTGGTATGGAACGATTGATAATATTGCTAAAATCGTTAAATAAGTTATTAGAAACTACTAATCGCATTGATATTTTTATTATTTTTTTAAAAAAGAATATAGAGTTATGTGCGATAAAATTATCAGAAAAAATTCGTACAAAATTACCTTATACAAGAGTCCAAGTTAACTTTTCAAGTGGTAGTATAAATAAACAATTTAGTAAAGCAAATAAGTTAGGTGCTAAAATAGTATTACTGTTAGGATCTATAGAAGAACAGAACAAAACAGTATTAATGAAAGATCTAGCATCTAAAAAACAGAAAATATTTTTTATTAAAAATGTAATTGACGAATTAAAATCTTTTTTTTTAAAATAACACTTGTTAAGTCAAAAATTATATTTTAAACATTAAAATTTTAAAAAAAACTAATTAATTTTTGATCAAATGACATGTCTATATTAATAGATATATAAAATTTATTAATTTAAAAAGGATATATTTATGTTTAATATTCTTAAAAATGTTAAAAGATATGATTCAGATCTATGGAACATTATAGAAAAAGAAGAACATCGTCAGGAAAATCACATAGAATTAATTGCTTCAGAAAATTATGCTAGTTCATGTGTCATGGAAATGCAAGGTTCTAAGCTTACTAATAAATATGCAGAAGGATATCCAGAAAAAAGATATTATGGAGGTTGTAAGTATGTCGATATGATAGAAAAGTTAGCAATCGCGCGAGCAAAAATTTTATTCAATGCAGATTATGCTAATGTACAACCGCATTCTGGATCACAAGCTAATTTTTCTGTATATAGTGCATTGTTAAATCCAGGAGATACTATATTAGGTATGGATCTTTCTCATGGAGGACATTTAACGCATGGTTCTCACGTAAATTTTTCAGGAAGGCTATACAAATCAGTATCTTATGGATTGGATAATCATGGTAACATTAATTATTCTCAAATAGAAAAATTATCTAATATTCATAAACCAAAAATGATTGTTGGTGGTTTTTCTTCTTATTCTGGAATTTGCGATTGGAAGTTATTTAGAAATATTGCAGATACAGTTAACGCATACTTATTCGTAGATATGGCACATATTGCAGGTTTAGTAGCAGCAAATTTATATCCTAATCCATTAAAATATGCACATGTTGTTACTGCTACTACACATAAAACTCTTGCTGGACCTAGAGGTGGGTTAATATTATCAAAAGGAGAAAAAAATTCATTTCTATTTGATAAGATAAATTCTGCAGTATTTCCTTATTGTCAAGGTGGGCCTCTAATGCATATTATTGCAGCTAAGGCAGTTGCTTTTAAAGAAGCAATGGAGCCTTCTTTTAAAGATTACCAAAAACAAGTAATAGAAAATTCTAAACTTATGGTAAAAGTTTTTATAAATCGAGGGTATAAAGTAATTTCAGGAAATACATTTAACCATTTATTTTTATTAGATTTATCTAATAAAAATTTAACTGGGCAAGAAGCAGAAAATTTTTTAAGTAAAGCGAATATTACTGTAAATAAAAATAGTATCCCAAATGATCCTCGAGGCCCATTAATTACATCAGGAATTCGAATAGGGACACCAGCAATTACTCGTAGGGGTTTAAAAGAAAAAGAAGTGTATAAACTATCACATTGGATTAGTGATATATTAGATAATGTTAAAAATATTGATAATATTTTGAATATTAAGAAAAAAATATTAGATTTATGTAAAATATTTCCTGTTTACACAATATAAAAAAATAATATAAAATATTTTATGCCATCTCTATAATAGATGGTATAATGTAATGTACATGATAATATAACTATGCATATTTATTGTGAGTTTAATACTATTTTTTATAAAAAATCAGGTAATGTTATTGTAATTTTAGAATTATAAAATTTATTTAAAGAACGAAAATGTTTTACGTAACCTAGACATTTAGATTGTAAAAATTTTTTCAAAGTATTAACATATTCAACATCATACCTATTATTAGGTAATATATAATTTGCAATCCAACCAGAAATTTTTAGATTAGAATCTAATATAGCTTTTTGTGTTAGAATAGCATGATTTATACATCCTAATCTTATACCTACTACTAAAATAACATTTAATTTTTCTTCTATTACCCAATCAGCAATAGTTTCCGTTTCTGAAAATGGAGTAAACCATCCTCCAGCTCCTTCTATCAATATGTAATTAGATTTTTTTTTTAAATTATATAAACCTAGTGATATTTTTTTTTTACAAATAGAAATAGAATGTTTTTTACTCGCTATATGTGGACTAGTGTTCTCAATAAAAAAAAATGGATTAATTTCTTTATACTTTAATTTTATAGTACTAAAGCGTTGTAATAAGATTGCATCTTCATTCTTATTACCATGGTTATACGATCCAGAAGCTATAGGTTTATATCCAGCTGTATTATATCCATTATTACATGCTAATTTTAACAATAATATACTACAAATTGTTTTTCCAATGTTTGTATCGGTACCAGTAATAAACCAACAATTATTCATAAATATTTAACTCCGGAAATAAATCTATAATTTAAAACATTTATTGAATTAAATATATTGTAATTTTTCTTATATTTATTATTCTAGAACTTAATTATTTATTAAAATTTATTGTTGATTTAAATTAAATCAATATAAATAGTTTAAAAGTTTTTTTTTGATATAAATATATATTTACATTTGATAAACAATAAGTCGGTATTAATATTCATATAAAATATTTTGAGTCTAAATAAAACTAATATATTTAATATGCATTACATCTTATAATATTTTTAATATTTTAAAATTTTTATAGTTTAATAATTTATATTAAAAATATAAAATATATTTAACATTTAGAAGTAAAATATTACTATTTTTTCATAATACTAAAGTTTATAGAAATACTTATTAATATCATAATATTTTAAAAAAAGTTAACACATTATATGTATACATCTATTTAAAATTAAATTTATAAATATAGAACATACTATATATCTTCCGTAAGTATCAATTTAATTACTAAGGATAAATCATATTACTTAATGTGCTAAAGTCGCTATTTATTTATAAAAATTAAATAATTTTATCAAGTTTATTTTTAAAGTATTGGTTAAAGTTTAATTTTATACATATTTTTGTACGAATTTTTTATTAAAAATATTTAATATTCTTAAAATATAATACGGTGCAATTTGTATCATATATAATTTTAACGATAGTATTCACACTATGCTACAATTTTTTTAAAATATAAAATAATATAAATATACTGTTTAATATTTAATATTTTTAAAATATTAATTGTTTACAATTAATAGTTTAATTTAACTAATATTATAAATTAATAAAAAATTTGTTATCTATTTTTAAAATAGAATAAAAAAATTAACAATACAATCTTTATGTATTTTAAAATTTTTATAACAACTATTTTTGTACTTAAGACGTATTTATTTTTAACATTATAATATTTATGTATAATATACTATTTTATTTACTTTATTTTTGTTTCTAATAATAGATTAGTAATCAGTGCAAAGTTAAATAGTATTTTTGCAAAAACTTACATTTATTTAAAAAATGTTCAAATAAGAACGTTATAATTTTTGGTAATGAAATTAGATCTATTAGATCCAATTTCATGTAAATTAAAATGGGTTTTTTAACATCTATTTATACGAATTTACTAGTTTATTTTAAATAGTGAACTACTTATGGATTTCACATTAAGATTTATTTATTTAATTTATATATCATTCAATAAAAATTTAAATAATTTTAATTATAATAAACATAGATGTTATAAAATTTTTTAAATAATAATTATTTTATAAAATAATGTTTCTTATTAGAAATGATTTTGTTCTTTTTTTAAGAATGTTTCAGTTTTTTCAAAATTTCTAAAATTAACACGATTATTTTTTGGATATAATCCCAATTTATTAAATAAATTTAAATCATTGTTTTGTGTAGGATTAGATGTTGTCAGTAATTTACAGCCATAAAAAATAGAATTTGCACCTGCCATAAAACACATAGCTTGAGTTTGTTCATTCATTTGATCTCTTCCAGCTGATAAACGTATATACGATTTAGGCATCATTATTCGTGTTACTGCAATAGTTTTTATAAAATCAAATGCATCTACTTCTTCATTATGCTCCATAGGTGTCCCTTTTACCCTAACTAACATATTGATTGGTATACTTTCTGGAACTTTAGATAAGTTAGATAATTGTATTAATAACTCTATTCGATCATGTACTTTTTCTCCTAATCCAATTATTCCTCCTGAACATACTTTTATTCCAGAATTTCTAACTACTTCTAAAGTATTTAATCGATCTTGATAGCTTCTAGTTGTTACAACTTTTTTATAAAAATTTTCTGATGTGTCTAAATTATGATTATAAAAGTCTAATCCTGCTTGAGCTAATTTTTGTGCCTGATATTTATTTAAAGTACCTAAAGTCATACATGTTTCCATACCTATTTTCTTTATCTCCTTAATTATGTTTTCTAAATACGGGATGTCTTTATTTTTAAGACTTTTCCATGCTGCTCCCATACAAAATCGTTCAGATCCCATTTCTTTGGCTTTTTTAACAGATTTTAATATTTCTTTTATATCTAATAATTTCTCTTTTTGTATATTAGTTTTATATTTAAAACTTTGAGGACAATATTTGCAATCTTCTGGGCATGAACCTGTTTTTATTGATAATAGAGTGCTAATTTGAATTTCATTTTGATTGAAATGTTTTCTATGAATAGTTTGTGCAGAAAATAAAACATCAAAAAAAGGCAAGTCAAATAATGATTTTACTTGTTTAAAATTCCATTGTTTTTTCATTTTAAATTCCAAAATTATTTATTTAAATACGTAACTGTTTATAATAATATTTTATTTTTAATGAAACTTATTATGCATAAGTCTAAATTAATATTTGATAAACAACATATTTGGCATCCTTATAGCTCAATGATTGATCCCTTACCTTGCTATTTAATAAAGTCAGCTAAAGGAATTTTTCTAACATTAGACAATGGACAAAAATTAATCGATGGTATGTCTTCATGGTGGTCAGTGATTCATGGATATAACCACCCTAGATTAAATTTCGCTTTAAAAGCACAGATCAATAAAATGTCACATGTTATGTTTGGTGGTATAACACATTATCCAGCAATTGCATTATGTAAAAAATTAATACAAATTACACCAAAAAATTTAGATTGCATATTTCTTTCAGACTCCGGATCTGTTTCTATTGAAGTAGCTATGAAAATGGCACTACAATATTGGAAATCATTAAGTAAAAATAAAATTGTGTTTTTAACTATTAAAAATGGATATCATGGCGATACATTGTCTGCTATTTCTGTGTGTGATCCTACCAGTGCTTTTCATAATTTTTATAGTAATTTCATTCCAACTAATTTATTTTCTGATGTTCCTCAATGTTCATTTTATAGTAAATGGGATGAACAAGATATATGTTCATTTAATCATTTAATCAAAAAATATCACAATGACATTGCCGCTGTAATTTTAGAACCTATTGTACAAAGTATTGGTGGAATGAACTTTTATCATCCTACTTTTTTGAAAAAAGTTAGATATTTATGTAATACATTTAATATTCCGTTAATTTTAGATGAAATTGCGACTGGTTTTGGAAGAACTGGAAAGTTCTTTGCGTTTGAACATGCTAATATTGTTCCAGATATTCTTTGTATTGGAAAGGCTATAACAGGGGGTACTATGACTCTATCTGCAACGATGACTACAAGAAAAATTGCACAAACAATTAGCACTAGTGTATCAAGGTGTTTTATGCACGGACCTACGTTTATGGCAAATCCCTTAGCATGTGCAGTAGCAAATGAAAACATTAAAATATTACAAGAAAATAATTGGAAAGTACAGGTAAAAAATATTGAGCAGTGTTTTCGATTAAATTTATTACCATTATCAAGTCATCCAAAAGTTAAAGATGTACGTATTTTAGGTGCAATCGGCGTCGTCGAATGTATATACTTTATAAACATTTCTAAAATACAAAAATTTTTTGTAAAAAATGGTGTTTGGATTAGACCATTTAAAAACATTATTTATTTAACTCCTCCCTATATTATTGATAAAAGTTCTTTAAAAAAACTTATAAAATGTATTTCTATTGCATTAGATTATAAATGTTTCTTCATAAAATAAATTATATTTTAATTTGGTAAATATAATATTTAACGAATAGTTTGATTGTATTACATTCGGTGAATAGATATCCAAATTGGTCTATTTCCAGTTGGGTATCTATTTTTAAATTTTAATTTTCCTGTTATATTATTGAGTTTATATATGCTTATACTATTAGATTTCTCTCCAGCAACAATTAAATGTTGCCCATTTTTTTCAATATTAAATGATCTTGGTTGCACTTCTGTTTGAACATATTCAATTACTTTTATATTATCAATATTTACATGATTGTTTAAAATTGTAATACTATTATTATTTCTATCAGATGCATACAAAAAATTTTCACACGAAGACATATGAAGATCTGAAGACCACGCAGTTTTTTTTAGTTTATTAGAAATAATATTAATATTTTTTAAAAATATAACTTCATTACATGATTTATTAACTTTCCAGATACTTATGGATCCGTTTAATTCATTAATATGAAATAATCGATCAGTATTTTTTTGAAAGATTAAATGTCTTGGACCGAATTTATTACCTACTGATATAAATTTTTTTTGGCTTTCTAAAAGCACGCCTTCATGTGTAAAATTATATAAATAAATACGATCTGATTGTAAAGATGATACAAAAATATATCGATTATTATAATGCATTAACGATGCATGACATCCTTTTATCCCGGTTATTGTTTGTATAGGAGATTGAGCAATTCCTGATGAATTAATTGGGGAAACATTAATACAGTTAAAATGATATGAACTAGAAAATAAATATGTTTCAGTTTTATTTATTTCAAGATGGTTAATACTGTTAGGAATATTAGAACGTCCAATTTCTTCTAAAGTTCCATTTACATTAATTTTATATGAATAAATACAAAACTTTGGACGTATTCCTATATACAAACGTTTTCTAGTATTTGCAATAATGATTGGTTGAGGTTCACCATCTAATTTTAAAATTTGAATTAGAGATAAAGATGAATCTGAATTTAACTCCCAAACTTCAATTTGTTGACTATCCGAACTAGAAATATAAACTATATTTTTCATATTTTTGTAGTTCCTAATTGAATAAAAGAAGATAAGATTTAAAAATTATTTTTGCATAAAACATAATATTTTAAATACAATATAGAACGATTAATTAAATTAATATTTACTTATATTTTTTATTAGAAATGTAAAAATTTTTAGTATTTTGACTATAATACGTAAATTCAAATACAGTAATATACACTATAATTTAAACATTAGACTAAATATTAAAAAATATTTATTAAATTCATTAGAATAATAAGTATAGCAATATTCTAAATAAAAATTTTTATTAATTTTTAATAATATTTGTGTAATTTCTAGTTATATCAAGAATTATAAATAATTATGTTACACATAATACGTTCAAATTTAAAATTAAATTTGAACGAATAATATGTAAATATATAAATTAAAAAAGTAAATTAAAATAAAAGTTATTACGAACAGTTTGTATTTATAATAAAAATAAAAATCAAGATTTAAAAAACAATTTATGTAAAAAAAGGTAAAAACATAATTTTAGTAAGTAGACTTTACATATTGTTATATTATTTAAAATAATTAAAAAATATTCAAGATATGATCTTGGTCTTTGAAAAAGTTTTTAATACAAATTTTAAATTTGGATATATAAAACATAATAGAAATAATATATAACAAGATATTAAAATTCTGTTTTAAAAACTAATTTTTCTAAAATAATGCAAATATCTCAAATATGTAATATTTATATCATGTTTAAAAACATTTCATGAAAATATGGTGTTTTAAGAATGTTATATTATTTTTTACAGATTATTTTAAGATTTTAAATATTATAATAAAAAAAATTTATATATAGCACAAATTTAATTTTAAAATTAATATAAATAATTTTAATTTTACAATTAAACATTAATACTTATACAATGAACAGAAACTAAACAATATATTTTCAACAAAAAAAAGTTATTGTATGTTTATAAACCCTATTTGGTTTAGATAATATTTAACAATAATTTTACACTAAATTTAAATATATTTTAAAAATTTATTTCAATACATTAACATTCTATCGATTTATATTGAAATATTTTTAAAAATTCATAAAACTCCATTTAACTAGAAGTTTAAAAGAGCTTTATTATTATTAACTTTCAATGTTGTATAAATATTTTCAAAAATATTTTATATAATTGTATTGTATTTTTTTTAAAATAAATTATAGTAATTTTTATAACCAAAACTATTTATATCCTTTCATTTAATGTTTTATATTTACAAGTAATATTCACAATTATAAATTTTATGACAATAATAGTCGTGTATTGTGATTTTTAATGCATATTAAAATTTAATTATGTTATTCTCATATTTAATATTTGTGTATAAAAATCATTAATAATTATAAATAATATAAATAAATTTTTATAAAATAATTACATTATATTTTTATATATTACATCGTTCACGTTATATAGTTTGTATGCAATATATTTTTGATTTTTAGTGTTTGTTAAAATAACGTTTTTTCATAATGTTTTTAAAATTGTATTGTAAGATGCATTTATATGAATTTGTCTATTACTTTTTTTTTAGGATTACGTTACTTTTTTAGTAAATCTATTTTTTTTTCTAGACACTTAACAAACATCCTGTCAATTATTAGCATGTCACTGGGAATATTTTCTATTATTACTATTATTTCTATTATGAATGGATTTGAATTTGAGTTAAGAAAAAATATCTTACATTTTATTCCTCATATTATCATTAAAAATTCTGACGGTAGTATGGATAAATCAACAGTTAACATAAAAAATATTACTTCAAAATATGTTAGTAAAATTTCTAAAGTTGTTTTTAGTGATGTTATTGTTCAAAGTTATTCTGGACTTTCGATCGGTTCAGCAATATCTATGTACCATGAAAATAATAATCTATTTGAACCTTATTTCTCCCAGAATAATAGTTTAAAGTTATTAAAAAATAATAGTTATAATGCAATTTTAGGAGAAAGATTAGCTAGTATTTTAAA
It contains:
- the ispG gene encoding flavodoxin-dependent (E)-4-hydroxy-3-methylbut-2-enyl-diphosphate synthase, translated to MNRYIKRRKSNRIYVGNVPVGNNAPISVQTMTNTETTDITSTVKQITQMKRVGADIVRISVPTMEAAEAFKKIKKQVDVPLIADVHFNYKIAIKVLNNGADCLRINPGNIGNKHRIRQVIDCAKYKNIPIRIGINSGSLEKDILNKYKFPTSEALLESAMRHINYLEHFDFDQFKVSIKSSNIYIAVKSYRKLAQKINQPLHIGITESGGFRNGTVKSSIGIGLLLLDGIGDTIRISLAENPIEEVKVGFDILRSLNIRLRGINFIACPTCSRQEFDVIETVKTLENRLEDIKIPMNVSIIGCVVNGLGEALTSTVGITGYRKSSVLYEDGIRTSERIDNDKIIDELEKKIRKKSKKLLFFK
- the hisS gene encoding histidine--tRNA ligase; its protein translation is MNQIIQSVKGMHDYIPKDVKIWQYVEEILKSVLTSYNYQEIRFPIIEQTKLFEHGIGNSTDVIEKEMYSFKDKKDNSLTLRPEGTVGCMRSCIKSGLLRNSEQKLWYLGPMFRYEKPQFGRYRQFHQLGIEYFGLSSPNADLEIIMLIQRIWKYLNISQYVQLELNTIGSINARMNYQKLLYLYFKKYESLLDADCKRRLYTNPFRILDSKNKNIQDIINKAPILTNYIDNDSLEHFKKLCTYMDEIGISYVINYKLVRGLDYYNNTVFEWTTNKLESKNTICAGGRYDYLSKSLGVSHIPAIGCAIGMERLIILLKSLNKLLETTNRIDIFIIFLKKNIELCAIKLSEKIRTKLPYTRVQVNFSSGSINKQFSKANKLGAKIVLLLGSIEEQNKTVLMKDLASKKQKIFFIKNVIDELKSFFLK
- the glyA gene encoding serine hydroxymethyltransferase; its protein translation is MFNILKNVKRYDSDLWNIIEKEEHRQENHIELIASENYASSCVMEMQGSKLTNKYAEGYPEKRYYGGCKYVDMIEKLAIARAKILFNADYANVQPHSGSQANFSVYSALLNPGDTILGMDLSHGGHLTHGSHVNFSGRLYKSVSYGLDNHGNINYSQIEKLSNIHKPKMIVGGFSSYSGICDWKLFRNIADTVNAYLFVDMAHIAGLVAANLYPNPLKYAHVVTATTHKTLAGPRGGLILSKGEKNSFLFDKINSAVFPYCQGGPLMHIIAAKAVAFKEAMEPSFKDYQKQVIENSKLMVKVFINRGYKVISGNTFNHLFLLDLSNKNLTGQEAENFLSKANITVNKNSIPNDPRGPLITSGIRIGTPAITRRGLKEKEVYKLSHWISDILDNVKNIDNILNIKKKILDLCKIFPVYTI
- the bioD gene encoding dethiobiotin synthase yields the protein MNNCWFITGTDTNIGKTICSILLLKLACNNGYNTAGYKPIASGSYNHGNKNEDAILLQRFSTIKLKYKEINPFFFIENTSPHIASKKHSISICKKKISLGLYNLKKKSNYILIEGAGGWFTPFSETETIADWVIEEKLNVILVVGIRLGCINHAILTQKAILDSNLKISGWIANYILPNNRYDVEYVNTLKKFLQSKCLGYVKHFRSLNKFYNSKITITLPDFL
- the bioA gene encoding adenosylmethionine--8-amino-7-oxononanoate transaminase, with translation MHKSKLIFDKQHIWHPYSSMIDPLPCYLIKSAKGIFLTLDNGQKLIDGMSSWWSVIHGYNHPRLNFALKAQINKMSHVMFGGITHYPAIALCKKLIQITPKNLDCIFLSDSGSVSIEVAMKMALQYWKSLSKNKIVFLTIKNGYHGDTLSAISVCDPTSAFHNFYSNFIPTNLFSDVPQCSFYSKWDEQDICSFNHLIKKYHNDIAAVILEPIVQSIGGMNFYHPTFLKKVRYLCNTFNIPLILDEIATGFGRTGKFFAFEHANIVPDILCIGKAITGGTMTLSATMTTRKIAQTISTSVSRCFMHGPTFMANPLACAVANENIKILQENNWKVQVKNIEQCFRLNLLPLSSHPKVKDVRILGAIGVVECIYFINISKIQKFFVKNGVWIRPFKNIIYLTPPYIIDKSSLKKLIKCISIALDYKCFFIK
- the pgl gene encoding 6-phosphogluconolactonase, which codes for MKNIVYISSSDSQQIEVWELNSDSSLSLIQILKLDGEPQPIIIANTRKRLYIGIRPKFCIYSYKINVNGTLEEIGRSNIPNSINHLEINKTETYLFSSSYHFNCINVSPINSSGIAQSPIQTITGIKGCHASLMHYNNRYIFVSSLQSDRIYLYNFTHEGVLLESQKKFISVGNKFGPRHLIFQKNTDRLFHINELNGSISIWKVNKSCNEVIFLKNINIISNKLKKTAWSSDLHMSSCENFLYASDRNNNSITILNNHVNIDNIKVIEYVQTEVQPRSFNIEKNGQHLIVAGEKSNSISIYKLNNITGKLKFKNRYPTGNRPIWISIHRM